A stretch of Helicobacter pylori DNA encodes these proteins:
- a CDS encoding phosphoribosyltransferase: MNTDFSHITDIESMRFINEEDALNKLINEIHTRHIDLKDSIMLALSFNALYLAHALAQKFGATYDILFLEPILAPLNSKCEIALVSESMDIVMNESLINSFDITLDYVYGEAKRAYEEDILSHIYQYRKGNAIKSLKDKNIFIVDRGIETGFRAGLGVQTCLKKECQDIYILTPILAQNVAQGLESLCDGVISVYRPECFVSVEHHYKELKRLSNEEIEKYLGANNAPNLKKEH; the protein is encoded by the coding sequence TTGAATACGGACTTTAGCCATATCACCGATATAGAGAGCATGCGTTTTATCAATGAAGAAGACGCTTTAAACAAATTGATTAATGAAATCCACACGCGCCACATTGATTTAAAAGATTCCATCATGCTCGCTTTGAGTTTTAACGCCTTGTATTTGGCTCACGCTTTAGCGCAAAAATTTGGGGCGACTTATGATATACTTTTTTTAGAACCTATCCTAGCCCCTTTAAACTCAAAATGCGAGATCGCTTTAGTGAGTGAAAGCATGGATATAGTGATGAATGAAAGCTTGATTAATTCCTTTGACATCACTTTAGATTATGTTTATGGGGAAGCCAAGCGAGCTTATGAAGAAGACATTTTGTCCCACATCTATCAGTATCGCAAAGGCAATGCGATCAAAAGCTTAAAAGATAAAAATATTTTTATCGTAGATAGGGGGATTGAAACCGGGTTTAGAGCAGGGTTAGGCGTGCAAACTTGCTTGAAAAAAGAATGCCAAGACATTTACATTTTAACCCCCATTCTCGCGCAAAATGTCGCTCAAGGCTTAGAAAGTTTGTGCGATGGGGTGATTAGCGTGTACCGCCCTGAATGTTTTGTCTCTGTGGAGCATCATTATAAAGAACTCAAGCGATTAAGCAATGAAGAAATTGAAAAATACTTGGGCGCTAACAACGCGCCTAATTTAAAAAAGGAACATTAA